A DNA window from Desulfobaculum bizertense DSM 18034 contains the following coding sequences:
- a CDS encoding Lrp/AsnC family transcriptional regulator, translating to MKEQLDQTDIKLVSLMTEDGMQSTGRLAERMGVTAPTIRSRIKNLVHDGLVRIAAMVDPNRVSGVSVALVGLCVQSQNKLDHAMEQISQLNNINWVAVVTGRYDLLVEIVLTDGIDGLYHFINEELSQIGGITNTESFVVMQSRRKWILLPQDARHRDKN from the coding sequence ATGAAAGAGCAACTCGACCAGACAGACATTAAACTCGTCTCTCTCATGACCGAAGACGGCATGCAGTCCACAGGACGCCTTGCCGAGCGGATGGGCGTCACAGCCCCCACTATCCGGTCACGAATCAAGAACCTCGTCCATGACGGGTTGGTTCGAATTGCCGCAATGGTCGACCCCAACCGCGTGTCAGGAGTAAGCGTTGCCCTTGTTGGGCTTTGTGTACAAAGCCAAAACAAGCTTGACCACGCTATGGAACAGATTTCTCAACTTAATAATATCAACTGGGTAGCAGTCGTCACTGGCCGTTATGATCTGCTCGTAGAAATCGTGCTGACAGACGGCATCGATGGACTCTACCACTTTATTAATGAAGAACTGTCCCAGATCGGAGGCATCACCAATACGGAATCTTTTGTCGTCATGCAGTCCCGGCGCAAGTGGATCTTGCTTCCACAGGACGCCAGACATCGCGACAAAAACTGA
- a CDS encoding sigma-54-dependent transcriptional regulator: protein MTEKHTSRTESILIVDDQEDFAHGLARLLQRNYPQATLHCASEGKDALEILEREAVDLLFSDMRMPGMSGLELLQKALQISPELSVIMLTGYGTIESAVEALKSGAYDFLTKPVDPSTLFRATQKGLERARLLGENSRLKRLMAQNELGSTLIGESAGMLRLRDAIAAVAASDYTVLITGESGTGKELVARAIRNASARAEKDFLQINCPAIPSQLLESELFGHVKGAFTGADRSHKGLFVAADGGTLLLDEIGDIPMDIQTKLLRVLQEQEVRPVGSSQSVKVDVRILASTNQNLEEKMREGKFREDLFYRLNVLSIHIPTLDRRTDDIPILAHHFLTQSCTEMKLPPKEIRPEVLAYLASRNWPGNVRELQNIMRRLAVFSQGDVIDMPLVRLAETQTSTSAEHDELPLYKDAKNRLIDDFTRTYVTELLKKTDGNVSEAARLSGLERVSLQKILRRLSIDASPFRHKHS from the coding sequence ATGACTGAAAAGCACACATCTCGTACAGAGTCGATTCTGATTGTAGACGATCAGGAAGACTTTGCTCACGGGCTGGCGCGCCTGCTTCAGCGCAACTACCCGCAGGCAACACTGCACTGTGCCTCAGAGGGCAAGGACGCTCTGGAAATTCTGGAGCGGGAGGCAGTGGATCTGCTTTTTTCTGATATGCGAATGCCGGGCATGTCTGGGCTGGAACTCCTGCAAAAAGCCCTGCAAATTTCTCCGGAGCTGTCGGTCATTATGCTGACGGGCTACGGCACAATTGAAAGTGCGGTCGAGGCCCTCAAGTCAGGAGCCTATGATTTTCTGACCAAGCCAGTGGACCCAAGCACACTGTTTCGGGCCACACAAAAAGGGCTGGAACGTGCCCGACTTCTGGGTGAAAACTCCCGGCTCAAGCGGCTCATGGCCCAAAATGAACTGGGGTCCACACTCATTGGAGAATCCGCGGGCATGCTTCGCCTGCGCGATGCCATCGCCGCAGTTGCAGCCAGTGACTACACCGTGCTGATTACGGGCGAATCCGGAACGGGCAAGGAGCTTGTGGCCCGGGCGATTCGCAATGCCTCGGCACGGGCTGAAAAAGATTTTTTGCAGATCAATTGCCCGGCCATACCGAGCCAGCTGCTGGAGAGCGAACTTTTTGGTCATGTCAAAGGGGCGTTCACTGGTGCAGACCGTTCGCACAAGGGACTCTTTGTTGCGGCAGACGGCGGCACTCTGCTGCTGGACGAAATTGGAGATATTCCAATGGACATCCAGACCAAACTCCTGCGGGTCTTGCAGGAGCAGGAAGTCCGCCCCGTTGGCTCAAGCCAGTCCGTCAAGGTCGACGTCCGCATTCTGGCCTCGACGAATCAAAACCTTGAAGAAAAGATGCGCGAGGGGAAATTCCGCGAAGACCTGTTCTACAGGCTAAACGTGCTGAGCATCCACATCCCGACCCTCGACCGCAGAACAGATGACATTCCGATTCTGGCGCACCACTTCCTGACGCAGTCCTGCACAGAAATGAAACTCCCTCCCAAGGAAATCCGGCCGGAAGTTCTGGCGTACCTCGCCAGCAGAAACTGGCCCGGCAATGTCCGGGAACTGCAAAACATCATGCGACGGCTGGCGGTTTTTTCACAGGGAGATGTTATCGACATGCCGCTGGTTCGACTGGCAGAAACACAAACCAGCACAAGCGCGGAGCACGACGAGCTTCCTTTGTACAAAGACGCCAAAAATCGCCTTATAGACGACTTTACGCGGACCTATGTGACGGAGCTTCTCAAAAAGACTGACGGCAATGTCTCGGAGGCTGCCCGGCTCTCCGGGCTTGAGCGTGTCTCACTCCAGAAAATTTTGCGGCGACTCAGCATTGACGCAAGTCCCTTTCGCCACAAACACTCCTGA
- a CDS encoding c-type heme family protein, with translation MRVARPKKLQTKFLLGLAGIALCGGLIFACGLYFHLRSLLEAEVSSKSALLLSQVEAVRTYVRNTLRPKMYEVLPNGEFVIEGMSTSYITRKVMDEMALSGAEPHNYRRVATNARNPRYEANSRERQLIAKFQHDPTLQNYSGFETIAGQEFFVQARPVRFVASCMKCHGVPEDAPKELLDRYGTTRGFGHTLNSIAGVTSVTLPVGSALSRIRGATLGYVSLALAGALFSFAIVNILFNRVVVHNMRRLTDVLASHFFEQADTKVLDELGKGDEIEDVLLGVEQLASHLSTARRKLENYAVNLKKMVDDRTADLSYEAMERNTDVQLFVSLLNALNESHTREDLLRGALPKIGKRFRLQSLTFICTQGMQSYYTWPQRDQAPKLPQNWTGIVAHGQTYISHNCAYIPVRSSNHSIEGYLCLFFEDNSELEPGQVREILTAVGQQLGIALENLTALDTLLTQNAILESIVEGIADPLLLIDEECSVILANSAALALGTNGEGRGAEQVLHRFGLSAKKGETCPLQMMLVKGEPLFYEEEFKDGRSFQISIYPVANSASSDTRAVVYARENTAEKQMLEQMQQNEKLVTVGKMAAGLAHEINNPLGVIACYAELLRSTSTEAQEQADISVILRHTKQAQRVLQDLLNFARPRQTSTGPCHPAEVLRMVGDVFSVQAEAKHSTLELRIPEELPLISASTEALEQILSNLLINALDAIPRDTGRITVTARHNSEKNTVTIITADNGPGIPRKISSHIFDPFFTTKDVGQGTGLGLAVVYGLITDIGGTITVHNDGGAIFTMTFPVAEAETHND, from the coding sequence ATGCGAGTTGCCCGCCCGAAAAAGCTCCAGACAAAATTTTTGCTCGGTCTTGCAGGCATTGCCCTGTGCGGCGGGCTTATCTTTGCATGCGGCCTGTACTTCCACCTGCGCTCACTGCTTGAGGCGGAGGTATCAAGCAAGTCGGCACTGCTCTTGAGTCAGGTTGAAGCTGTACGAACGTACGTCAGAAATACACTGCGCCCCAAAATGTATGAAGTCCTGCCAAACGGGGAATTTGTCATTGAGGGAATGAGTACGTCCTACATAACGCGAAAAGTCATGGATGAAATGGCGCTGAGCGGTGCGGAACCACATAACTACCGCCGAGTCGCAACAAACGCGCGAAATCCGCGCTACGAAGCCAACTCCAGAGAGCGGCAACTCATCGCCAAATTCCAGCATGACCCGACTTTGCAAAACTACTCAGGATTCGAAACGATTGCCGGGCAGGAATTCTTTGTACAGGCGCGTCCTGTGCGCTTTGTTGCGTCCTGTATGAAATGCCACGGCGTGCCAGAGGATGCACCCAAAGAACTGCTGGACCGCTACGGCACAACGCGAGGCTTTGGTCATACGCTGAATAGCATCGCGGGCGTGACTTCTGTCACCCTGCCCGTAGGCAGTGCCCTGTCTCGAATTCGCGGGGCAACGCTGGGCTATGTTTCACTGGCACTTGCGGGTGCGCTCTTTTCCTTTGCTATCGTCAATATCCTGTTTAACCGGGTTGTTGTGCACAATATGCGACGCCTAACTGATGTACTGGCAAGTCACTTCTTTGAGCAGGCAGATACAAAAGTTCTCGATGAGCTGGGCAAGGGAGATGAAATTGAAGATGTGCTTCTGGGGGTGGAGCAACTTGCCTCACACCTGAGTACGGCACGAAGAAAGCTGGAAAATTACGCGGTGAACCTCAAAAAAATGGTCGATGACCGCACCGCAGACCTGAGTTACGAGGCAATGGAGCGAAACACGGATGTGCAGCTCTTTGTCAGCCTGCTCAATGCCCTGAATGAAAGCCATACCCGCGAAGACCTGCTGCGGGGGGCGCTGCCCAAAATCGGGAAACGCTTCCGCCTGCAAAGCCTGACCTTTATTTGCACGCAGGGCATGCAAAGCTATTATACGTGGCCACAGCGAGACCAGGCACCTAAGTTGCCCCAAAACTGGACGGGTATCGTGGCGCACGGACAAACATATATTTCTCATAACTGTGCCTACATCCCAGTGCGCTCGTCCAACCACTCCATAGAGGGCTACCTCTGCCTGTTCTTTGAAGACAACTCCGAACTGGAACCGGGACAGGTGCGAGAAATCCTGACCGCAGTAGGCCAGCAGCTTGGTATCGCGCTGGAGAACCTCACAGCGCTGGATACACTGCTCACCCAGAACGCCATTCTGGAATCCATTGTTGAAGGCATTGCCGACCCGCTACTGCTCATTGATGAAGAGTGCAGCGTCATCCTGGCCAATAGCGCAGCACTGGCACTCGGCACCAACGGCGAAGGTCGGGGAGCAGAACAGGTATTGCATCGCTTTGGACTGAGCGCCAAAAAGGGGGAAACCTGCCCTCTGCAAATGATGCTCGTCAAAGGCGAACCTCTGTTCTATGAAGAAGAATTCAAGGATGGTCGTTCGTTCCAGATCTCTATTTATCCGGTGGCAAACTCAGCAAGTTCTGACACCCGGGCGGTTGTATATGCACGAGAGAACACCGCAGAAAAGCAGATGCTGGAACAGATGCAGCAGAACGAAAAGCTGGTCACAGTCGGCAAGATGGCGGCGGGACTGGCCCATGAAATCAATAATCCACTTGGCGTGATTGCCTGCTACGCAGAGCTGCTGCGCTCCACAAGTACAGAGGCTCAGGAACAGGCGGATATTTCCGTTATCCTGCGCCATACCAAACAGGCGCAACGCGTCTTGCAGGACCTGCTCAATTTTGCACGGCCGCGCCAGACCAGCACAGGACCGTGCCACCCCGCAGAAGTCCTGCGCATGGTGGGTGATGTCTTTAGCGTTCAGGCAGAGGCCAAACACAGCACACTGGAGCTGCGCATTCCAGAGGAACTGCCCCTGATTTCGGCAAGTACGGAAGCGCTGGAACAGATACTGTCGAACCTGCTGATTAACGCGCTGGACGCCATTCCACGGGATACGGGACGCATTACCGTCACGGCCCGGCACAATAGTGAAAAGAACACTGTCACCATTATCACCGCAGATAATGGGCCGGGTATTCCACGCAAAATAAGCTCACACATTTTTGACCCGTTCTTTACGACAAAAGACGTTGGGCAGGGCACGGGCCTTGGCCTTGCGGTTGTATATGGCCTTATCACCGATATAGGCGGCACCATTACCGTGCACAATGACGGCGGGGCCATTTTCACCATGACCTTTCCTGTAGCGGAGGCAGAGACACACAATGACTGA
- a CDS encoding sodium-dependent transporter: MSQREQWGSRVGFILAAVGSAIGLGNIWRFPYMAYENGGGAFLIPYIFAMLTAGIPFMILEFGLGHKFRGSAPKTFAAINPKWEWLGWMQVFVAAVIAVYYVAVIGWSISYTGFAVTQAWGDAPKDFFFGQYLGLSSSPFDMGGMQTTVLLSVVLAWAITWVCLVSGVRAGIERAGKVLMPTLFILLLVMIARVVTLDGAMNGLNWLFKPDFSALTNYKVWVAAYGQIFFTLSIGFAIMIAYSSYLPKKADINNNACMTVFINCGFSMSAGVMIFAVLGYMAAQQGVGVKEVVSSGVGLAFITLPTAINLMPMPALFGTLFFLALTTAGISSHISIVEACISAFMDKLGWERKRAASILCGGGLVISLVFCTGAGLYILDIVDHFINNFGIMGAAVIEIFFITWLCNLEVVREHVNRYSEFYVGAVWSACLRYLTVPMLVFLLISNFVGDLKVLYGGYSLSSIISYGWVVFAGTVVLGVFLQTRRSAPDFVSTLKNPLGR; this comes from the coding sequence ATGTCACAGCGCGAACAGTGGGGTTCGAGGGTTGGTTTTATCCTCGCGGCCGTTGGGTCTGCCATTGGGTTAGGAAACATCTGGCGTTTTCCGTATATGGCGTATGAGAATGGCGGCGGGGCATTTCTGATTCCCTACATTTTTGCGATGCTCACAGCGGGCATCCCCTTCATGATTCTTGAGTTTGGGCTTGGTCACAAGTTCCGAGGCTCAGCACCCAAAACATTTGCAGCGATCAATCCCAAGTGGGAGTGGTTGGGCTGGATGCAGGTTTTTGTCGCAGCGGTGATTGCCGTGTACTACGTGGCGGTTATTGGCTGGTCGATTTCCTACACGGGCTTTGCCGTAACGCAGGCGTGGGGCGATGCTCCCAAGGACTTCTTCTTTGGACAGTACCTTGGTCTGAGCAGCTCACCGTTTGACATGGGCGGCATGCAGACGACGGTTCTTTTGAGCGTTGTTTTGGCATGGGCCATCACATGGGTGTGCCTTGTTTCTGGAGTTCGAGCAGGAATTGAGCGTGCGGGCAAAGTGCTTATGCCGACGCTGTTTATTCTGCTTCTGGTCATGATTGCCCGAGTGGTGACCCTTGATGGTGCCATGAACGGATTGAACTGGCTGTTCAAGCCTGATTTCAGTGCTCTGACGAACTATAAAGTCTGGGTTGCTGCATACGGACAGATCTTCTTTACGCTGTCCATTGGCTTTGCAATCATGATTGCTTACTCCAGTTACCTGCCGAAAAAGGCAGACATTAACAACAACGCCTGCATGACCGTTTTTATTAACTGCGGTTTCTCAATGTCTGCGGGTGTGATGATCTTTGCAGTTCTTGGATACATGGCAGCCCAGCAGGGTGTTGGTGTGAAAGAGGTTGTGTCGAGCGGTGTTGGTCTGGCGTTTATTACGCTGCCCACGGCGATCAACCTGATGCCGATGCCAGCACTGTTTGGTACGCTGTTCTTCCTTGCGCTGACGACAGCTGGTATCAGCTCCCACATTTCCATTGTGGAGGCCTGTATTTCCGCATTTATGGATAAGCTTGGCTGGGAGCGTAAGCGTGCAGCAAGCATCCTGTGCGGTGGTGGTCTGGTTATTTCTCTGGTGTTCTGTACTGGCGCTGGCCTGTACATTTTGGACATCGTCGACCACTTCATCAATAACTTCGGCATCATGGGCGCAGCAGTGATTGAGATCTTCTTTATCACATGGCTGTGTAACCTTGAGGTGGTTCGTGAGCACGTGAATCGCTACTCCGAGTTCTATGTTGGTGCAGTGTGGAGCGCATGCCTGCGCTACCTGACAGTTCCGATGCTGGTGTTCCTGCTGATCTCCAACTTTGTTGGTGACCTCAAGGTGCTGTACGGTGGGTACTCCCTGTCGAGCATCATTTCTTACGGTTGGGTTGTGTTTGCTGGCACGGTTGTTCTGGGCGTATTCCTCCAGACTCGCCGCAGTGCCCCTGACTTTGTTTCCACCCTGAAAAATCCCCTTGGGAGGTAA
- a CDS encoding MetS family NSS transporter small subunit — MTTGAIIMMCVGLGITWGGAVLCLKRAMSAK; from the coding sequence ATGACAACTGGAGCAATCATCATGATGTGCGTTGGACTTGGTATTACGTGGGGCGGAGCAGTGCTTTGCCTGAAGCGGGCCATGTCCGCCAAATAG
- a CDS encoding FUSC family protein — translation MSFRLSSISYRTRLQLRHGVKVGIAAVVATIASTLCGFEFVYWSSLTSVIVMQLTIADSIKMCWYRFSGTFLGALIAAGLILITPPTFEWHLVSFFFGSAFCAFMTRYNPRYKMAAITLTIIFMGSMGHPERLSFAFFRVLEISVGVLSAFAVSLLIWPVSGVDKLRNDVKEELQLFTTAYCRIVDSFMVGSVTLSDDFLNDVEDKLYQNRQQNRSIIRHETLFFHKELKELSILVHGVRLLAEDIQTMLRILQTGDQRCSTVLLLERELRDLAGKSATVMLDLGTHVKDVDRRALLMALSTLESKLIELRHREVTHPLDVRMMTQFFSLYQIMFHFGETLFTLSGDLEEARKNKAHRRMLKAWSRQKH, via the coding sequence ATGTCATTTAGACTTTCTTCAATTTCATATAGAACACGGCTTCAGCTTCGCCACGGAGTGAAAGTTGGCATAGCCGCAGTTGTTGCGACCATTGCCTCTACTTTGTGCGGCTTTGAGTTCGTATACTGGTCATCGCTGACGTCAGTCATTGTGATGCAGCTGACCATTGCGGACTCCATCAAGATGTGCTGGTACCGTTTTTCTGGAACTTTCCTTGGTGCACTGATTGCGGCGGGGCTGATTCTGATTACGCCGCCAACTTTTGAATGGCACCTGGTGTCATTTTTCTTTGGCTCGGCGTTTTGCGCATTTATGACGCGATATAACCCGCGATACAAGATGGCGGCGATCACGCTGACGATTATCTTTATGGGAAGTATGGGGCACCCAGAACGGCTGAGCTTCGCATTTTTCCGAGTGCTGGAAATTTCAGTCGGAGTGCTGAGTGCTTTTGCTGTTTCGCTGCTGATCTGGCCTGTGTCTGGCGTGGATAAACTGCGAAATGACGTGAAGGAAGAGCTGCAACTGTTTACGACGGCGTATTGCCGTATTGTTGACAGCTTCATGGTTGGAAGCGTGACGCTTTCGGATGACTTCCTGAATGACGTTGAAGACAAGCTGTACCAGAACCGCCAGCAGAACCGGTCGATTATTCGCCACGAGACGCTGTTTTTCCATAAGGAACTGAAAGAGCTGAGTATCCTTGTGCACGGTGTTCGTCTGCTTGCAGAAGATATTCAGACGATGCTGCGAATCCTCCAGACCGGAGACCAGCGGTGCAGCACAGTGCTGCTGCTGGAGCGGGAACTTCGAGACCTTGCGGGCAAGTCGGCAACCGTGATGCTGGACCTCGGCACGCACGTGAAAGACGTGGACCGCCGGGCGTTGCTCATGGCACTTTCAACGCTGGAATCGAAACTTATTGAACTTCGGCACAGAGAAGTGACACATCCGCTGGATGTGCGCATGATGACCCAGTTTTTCTCTCTTTATCAAATCATGTTCCACTTTGGAGAAACGCTGTTTACTCTAAGTGGTGATTTGGAAGAAGCCCGGAAGAACAAGGCACATCGCAGAATGCTGAAGGCTTGGAGTCGCCAGAAGCACTAG
- a CDS encoding NifB/NifX family molybdenum-iron cluster-binding protein has product MGKPKLIAVCSSGTSPDSLVEPVVGRADYFHLVDIQTDQRDILPNSFRDLQEGCGIHVAQALSAKHVDAILAGNCGPKAARALREAGIQVVYPFSGTVTEAVQAFIESLHEMNS; this is encoded by the coding sequence ATGGGAAAACCAAAACTTATTGCGGTGTGCAGTTCTGGCACAAGCCCCGACAGCCTTGTGGAGCCTGTTGTTGGTCGAGCAGATTATTTTCACCTTGTGGATATACAAACTGACCAGCGCGACATTCTCCCCAACAGCTTTCGAGATCTGCAGGAAGGTTGCGGCATTCATGTTGCACAGGCTCTGTCTGCAAAGCATGTTGATGCCATCCTTGCTGGCAACTGCGGCCCAAAGGCTGCCCGCGCCCTGCGCGAGGCTGGCATCCAGGTTGTCTACCCCTTTAGTGGTACGGTAACGGAAGCAGTACAGGCATTCATTGAATCCCTGCACGAAATGAACAGCTAG
- a CDS encoding methyl-accepting chemotaxis protein has product MKFRSITTRFVLMGVLVISLSVAAIVFYAGRSVLSVSHEASDVLMDDLGDSVLHELDAYVDNAKSMTLALSLQRAAQRAILQDADYELVGEFKKLLASQDNIEAIMLFNKDGYVVAGTSFKGDKLRGRDAKEYGFLRHIRNASGVVVNPEIVRSPVTNRLVFVVMAPVLRGGALMGGIAVSVDWQNFSDKVVAPLSFGKSGYAYMYDQNMRVISHPDPSVLLKKNMLGSYESQIENSDFGKVRYTLDGHRKVAHFIKDKDFGWTVVTTAYERDLEADALHIRNVLLLIGVVTILVLSAMIAFVLWRFIMEPLARIQHFAEGVAKGDLNAELRGNFKLELAEVAGHIRQMTDQLRERLAFAQGVLEGTAMPCGVGDTEGRLTFVNQPMLDAVGLTGKPEEYYGMPSGEFAFKDPKHKTALHVALEEKRQVEQEVNYTTHKGEQRVFSIIATPIKDFDGKISGAMTLWFDLTEVRSQQLAIEEKNVLIEKVAQRAIVVSDQVASASEELSAQIDQSSKGADEQRAMASESATAIEQMNASVLEVARNAASAAETAENARSTAGEGTEVVGRVIKGFDNVHEGFKRVDESMKGLGAKAGGITNIVQVIEDIADQTNLLALNAAIEAARAGDAGRGFAVVADEVRKLAEKTMSATKEVGVAVSDIQEGTESTIAEMDQSKHVMQQISSHTDQAIGALRSIRDMVQETSNQVQSIASAAEEQSAASDQISKSAEEMNKITDETADAMGQSAQAVTDLARLAGELQDIINSVEK; this is encoded by the coding sequence GTGAAGTTTCGGAGTATTACTACCCGATTTGTGTTGATGGGGGTTCTGGTTATTTCGCTGTCGGTGGCGGCGATTGTTTTCTATGCCGGAAGATCAGTTCTGTCTGTGAGCCATGAGGCTAGTGACGTGCTGATGGATGATCTTGGGGATTCTGTTCTCCACGAGCTGGATGCATATGTTGATAATGCAAAATCCATGACTCTGGCGCTGTCGCTTCAGCGGGCAGCACAGCGGGCGATTTTGCAGGATGCTGATTATGAGCTTGTTGGAGAGTTTAAAAAACTTTTGGCGTCGCAGGATAATATCGAAGCCATCATGCTTTTTAACAAAGACGGCTACGTTGTTGCAGGAACCAGTTTCAAGGGAGACAAGCTGCGGGGACGGGATGCAAAGGAATATGGCTTTTTGCGGCATATTCGGAATGCGAGCGGCGTTGTGGTGAATCCGGAAATCGTTCGGTCACCAGTAACGAACCGCCTTGTTTTTGTCGTTATGGCTCCGGTGCTGAGAGGGGGCGCGCTGATGGGCGGCATTGCCGTGAGCGTGGACTGGCAGAATTTTAGCGACAAGGTTGTTGCACCGCTTTCCTTTGGCAAGAGCGGGTATGCCTACATGTATGACCAGAACATGCGGGTTATTTCTCACCCTGATCCCTCTGTGTTGCTGAAAAAAAATATGCTTGGTTCCTATGAGAGCCAGATTGAAAATTCTGACTTCGGCAAGGTCCGTTACACTTTGGACGGACATCGCAAGGTCGCACATTTCATTAAGGATAAAGACTTCGGCTGGACCGTGGTCACCACGGCGTATGAGCGTGATCTTGAAGCGGACGCCCTGCATATCCGGAATGTCCTGCTTTTGATTGGCGTTGTGACGATTCTGGTTCTGAGTGCGATGATTGCCTTTGTGCTGTGGCGCTTCATCATGGAGCCTTTGGCTCGCATTCAGCACTTTGCCGAGGGCGTTGCCAAGGGTGATCTGAATGCTGAGTTGCGCGGGAACTTTAAGCTCGAGCTTGCTGAGGTGGCAGGACACATCAGGCAGATGACTGATCAGCTTCGTGAGCGCCTTGCCTTTGCGCAGGGTGTGCTTGAAGGGACGGCCATGCCTTGTGGGGTTGGTGATACAGAGGGACGTCTGACTTTCGTCAACCAGCCTATGCTTGATGCTGTTGGCCTTACAGGCAAGCCAGAAGAGTATTATGGAATGCCTTCGGGTGAGTTTGCCTTTAAGGACCCCAAGCACAAGACTGCACTTCATGTTGCTTTGGAAGAAAAGCGGCAGGTGGAGCAGGAGGTCAATTACACGACGCATAAGGGTGAGCAGCGTGTCTTTTCGATCATTGCGACCCCGATCAAGGACTTTGATGGAAAGATTAGTGGAGCAATGACGCTGTGGTTTGATCTGACAGAGGTCCGTTCTCAGCAGCTCGCGATTGAAGAGAAGAACGTTCTCATTGAAAAGGTTGCCCAGCGTGCCATTGTTGTTTCCGATCAGGTCGCTTCGGCGTCGGAAGAGCTTTCTGCTCAGATTGACCAGTCATCCAAGGGTGCTGACGAGCAGCGGGCTATGGCCTCTGAGTCCGCAACTGCCATTGAGCAGATGAATGCTTCGGTGCTGGAGGTCGCGCGTAATGCTGCCTCTGCCGCAGAGACTGCTGAGAATGCACGCTCCACCGCAGGAGAAGGAACTGAGGTTGTTGGTCGTGTCATCAAGGGCTTTGATAATGTTCACGAAGGCTTTAAGAGGGTCGACGAATCCATGAAGGGACTCGGAGCCAAGGCCGGAGGCATTACGAATATTGTTCAGGTCATTGAGGATATTGCTGACCAGACGAATCTGCTGGCTCTGAACGCGGCAATTGAGGCGGCGCGGGCTGGTGATGCTGGTCGCGGTTTTGCCGTTGTTGCAGATGAGGTCCGCAAGCTGGCAGAAAAGACGATGAGTGCGACCAAGGAAGTTGGCGTCGCTGTTTCCGATATTCAGGAAGGCACTGAGAGCACCATTGCTGAGATGGACCAGTCCAAGCACGTGATGCAGCAGATCAGTTCGCACACCGATCAGGCGATTGGTGCCCTGCGCTCCATTCGGGACATGGTTCAGGAGACCAGCAATCAGGTTCAGTCTATTGCGAGTGCTGCAGAAGAACAGTCTGCGGCAAGCGATCAGATCAGCAAATCTGCAGAGGAGATGAACAAGATTACCGACGAGACTGCGGATGCAATGGGACAGTCTGCTCAGGCTGTCACAGATCTTGCCCGACTTGCAGGAGAGTTACAGGATATTATTAATTCTGTAGAGAAGTAA
- a CDS encoding TetR/AcrR family transcriptional regulator, producing MTQQKILEAAARLFSERGFASTPTSLLAREAGISEGSIYRHFSSKDEIFLHLIRDLRQELENAIDAVLEESTPLGGFGQISSILEEYSAFVRKNSRYFSLIFRDAPLRAGHGDTELQDELAAIHDYIHDCILEVLKRGADEGTIRNDIDVKTVCTMVCSLVLGMTRMRYFGYLSEDQVDPAAVRSHLELFLRPTKKW from the coding sequence ATGACCCAGCAGAAGATTTTGGAAGCTGCCGCCCGTCTCTTTTCTGAGAGAGGCTTTGCAAGCACTCCAACAAGTCTCCTTGCACGGGAGGCGGGCATTTCAGAGGGGAGTATTTATCGGCATTTTTCATCAAAGGATGAGATTTTTCTCCACCTTATCCGTGATCTCCGGCAGGAGCTGGAAAATGCAATAGATGCCGTCCTAGAGGAAAGCACGCCCCTTGGTGGTTTTGGTCAGATTAGTAGTATTCTTGAGGAATACTCAGCCTTTGTCCGCAAGAACAGCCGGTACTTTAGTTTGATTTTTCGCGATGCCCCGCTCCGCGCCGGGCACGGAGATACCGAACTTCAGGACGAGCTGGCCGCGATTCATGACTACATTCATGACTGTATTTTGGAGGTACTTAAACGCGGGGCTGATGAAGGCACAATCCGAAACGATATTGATGTGAAAACCGTCTGCACGATGGTCTGTTCCCTTGTCTTGGGCATGACCAGAATGCGGTATTTTGGCTACCTTTCTGAGGATCAGGTTGACCCGGCTGCGGTCCGGAGTCATTTGGAGCTGTTTCTACGGCCCACCAAGAAATGGTAG
- a CDS encoding peptidylprolyl isomerase: MATCVASHILVDTKEKCEELKKQIEEGADFAEVARQHSSCPSGRRGGDLGSFRPGMMVPEFDTVCFNEEVGKVHGPIQTQFGYHLILIRERS; this comes from the coding sequence ATGGCAACATGTGTAGCAAGTCACATTCTTGTTGATACAAAAGAAAAGTGCGAAGAGCTGAAAAAGCAGATTGAAGAAGGTGCAGATTTCGCAGAAGTTGCACGCCAGCACTCCAGCTGCCCCTCTGGCCGCCGCGGTGGTGATCTTGGTTCTTTCCGCCCCGGAATGATGGTTCCGGAATTTGATACCGTCTGCTTCAACGAAGAAGTCGGCAAGGTTCACGGTCCGATCCAGACGCAGTTTGGATACCACCTGATCCTTATCCGCGAGCGGAGCTAA